A stretch of Fimbriimonadaceae bacterium DNA encodes these proteins:
- a CDS encoding sulfatase-like hydrolase/transferase: MRILYLDIDSLRPDHLGCYGYPRATSPNIDALAAQGMRFENVYASDVPCLPSRTAFFGGRFGTKTGVINHGGRCADLTPQGETRDFRSRLVESSLASQLTRLGYRTASVSPFPRRHSAYQIFWGFHETIDTGRGGLENADEIFLPVADWLHRNGASDHWFLHVNMWDPHTPYDTPESFGNPFAGEPPVPWLTPAILERQRASCGPHSAREVPHITPDLPASWRWGVGEIASLDDAQVHWDGYDTGVRYSDHYIGKILDELDSLGVLEETAVVVAADHGENLGELNVWGDHQTADEFTCHIPCVVRWPGVTDHRAGQADSGLRYHLDLAATIVELAGPAGADSVRDAGWDGRSLFEPGRDALFLSQGAWSCQRSMRWDRWILIHTVHTGLKEFPETMLFDLDADPHETTNRAAEHPDLVREGLGRIESWFADAASVCPLGDPFDVVLAEGGPCHANEKSPMWEEYCRRLESSGRQGHSDWFRTHGGQPRSGW; encoded by the coding sequence GTGCGCATCCTCTATCTGGACATCGACTCTCTGCGGCCCGACCACCTCGGATGCTACGGCTACCCAAGGGCGACGTCGCCGAACATCGACGCACTCGCCGCCCAGGGGATGCGGTTTGAAAACGTCTACGCCTCCGATGTCCCGTGCCTGCCCAGCCGCACCGCGTTCTTTGGCGGGCGATTCGGGACGAAGACCGGAGTGATCAACCACGGGGGGCGGTGCGCAGATCTGACACCGCAGGGCGAGACCCGCGACTTTCGATCGCGGCTGGTCGAATCCTCGCTGGCCTCCCAACTCACGCGATTGGGCTACCGAACCGCGAGCGTGAGCCCTTTCCCACGCCGCCACTCGGCGTACCAGATCTTTTGGGGCTTCCATGAAACGATCGATACAGGAAGGGGTGGATTGGAGAACGCCGACGAAATCTTCCTTCCCGTCGCCGATTGGCTGCATCGCAACGGTGCGTCCGACCACTGGTTCCTCCATGTGAACATGTGGGACCCTCACACCCCCTACGACACGCCAGAGTCGTTCGGCAATCCGTTCGCCGGGGAGCCGCCGGTCCCCTGGCTCACGCCGGCGATCCTCGAGCGTCAGCGCGCGAGTTGCGGTCCCCACTCGGCGCGCGAAGTCCCGCACATTACGCCGGATCTACCAGCTTCCTGGAGGTGGGGCGTCGGAGAGATCGCCTCGCTCGACGACGCGCAGGTGCACTGGGACGGATACGACACCGGCGTGCGTTATAGCGATCACTATATTGGCAAGATCCTCGATGAGTTGGATTCGCTCGGAGTCTTGGAGGAGACCGCCGTCGTGGTCGCGGCGGACCATGGCGAGAACCTTGGAGAGCTGAACGTGTGGGGAGACCACCAGACGGCGGACGAGTTCACGTGCCACATCCCTTGCGTCGTGAGGTGGCCGGGCGTGACGGACCACCGGGCGGGACAAGCAGATTCCGGGTTGCGCTACCACCTGGACCTCGCGGCCACGATCGTGGAACTGGCGGGGCCCGCCGGTGCGGACTCGGTGAGGGACGCCGGCTGGGACGGACGGTCGCTCTTCGAGCCGGGGCGCGACGCGCTGTTCCTCAGCCAGGGGGCGTGGAGCTGCCAGCGCTCGATGCGCTGGGATCGGTGGATCTTGATCCACACCGTCCACACCGGGCTCAAGGAGTTTCCGGAGACGATGCTGTTCGACCTCGACGCCGACCCGCACGAGACGACCAACCGCGCCGCCGAGCACCCGGACCTGGTGCGAGAGGGTCTCGGCCGGATCGAGAGCTGGTTTGCAGACGCGGCGAGCGTATGCCCGCTCGGCGATCCGTTCGACGTGGTGCTCGCGGAGGGCGGCCCGTGCCACGCCAACGAGAAGAGCCCGATGTGGGAGGAGTACTGCAGGCGGTTGGAATCGAGCGGCCGGCAAGGGCACTCCGATTGGTTCCGCACCCACGGGGGGCAGCCGCGGAGCGGTTGGTGA
- a CDS encoding ChaB family protein: MPYSSIQELPDRVRENLPKHAQEIFKEAFNSAVKEYSDPDERRNKDDDPEEVAFKVAWSAVKEKYEKKGGEWVKKSD; the protein is encoded by the coding sequence ATGCCATACAGCAGCATTCAGGAGTTGCCGGACCGCGTGAGGGAGAACCTCCCCAAACACGCGCAGGAGATCTTCAAGGAGGCGTTCAACAGCGCGGTGAAGGAGTACAGCGACCCCGACGAGCGTCGCAACAAGGACGACGATCCCGAAGAGGTCGCCTTCAAGGTCGCGTGGTCGGCCGTGAAGGAGAAGTACGAGAAGAAGGGAGGCGAGTGGGTGAAGAAGTCCGACTAG